A window of [Clostridium] innocuum genomic DNA:
GATTGATATCCTTCAACACCCGAAACATATCAGTCAAAATCCAGTACGGAGAGGTATTTTTCTCCACCGTCCGGTGCTACCGTAACGATCTTTTTTCCGGGATAGCGTAAAGATAAACGTTTTGCTAAAGCAATGTTGGCACCGGAGCTGATACCGACCAGAATTCCGGTTTCCTTAGCGAAGCGCACTGTCTCAAAAACAGCCTCACGATCGGATATCAGCAGAATATCATCCGCCAGCTCCCGATCAAAATTAGCAGGAACAAAATTTGCCCCAATACCCTGTATTTTGTGCGGACCAGCCTGTCGTCCACTTAAAACCGCACTCTTTTCCGGCTCTCCAGCCATGCATAAAATCGCGGGATTGTATTCCTTCAGCCGCTTTGCCACCCCGCTGAAGGTACCACCGGTTCCGATGCAGGCAACAAAGATATCCACATCCTGCAGCTGATCCAGAATCTCTTTTCCGGTTGTCTCATAATGCGCATTTGGATTATCGGGATTGTCGAACTGGGAAAGTGAACGATAGTTTGTGTTCTCCTTCATCAGCCTTTCCATTTCATCCATGGCTCCCTGCATTCCCTTTTCCCCCGGTGTCAGCACAAGTGTTGCACCGTAGGCCTTTACCAGCTGACGGCGTTCCATACTCATTGTTTCCGGCATAATGATAATGACCGGGATATGGTAAACGGCACCAAGCATAGCAAGTGCGACACCGGTGTTACCACTGGTGGCTTCAACCAGTACCGTATCCTGTCTGATTTCTCCCTTATTCATGGCAGCGTCCAGCATCCCCAGCACTGTGCGGTCCTTGATGCTGCCACCGATGTTATATTTTTCCAGCTTTACATAAATATTGGTATCCTCTATATGGTACAAAGGGGTGTTTCCAATCAGCTTTACTGTTTCCTTCATCTTTCATGTCCTCCTTTTACAGTTGATATTCTCTATGAACTTGACGATTACAACATCGTTCACGGAGCAGGACGCTTTCGCATTTGAACGTATTCCAGAACAATTTTCCTGCTGCATATGCTTTCATGCGACAAACCTCCTTATCTGCTATAGTATATTCCTTTTCAAAAGGAAAAGACACTATGACGCTTTTATGCTCTTTATTATCCCATACTTATACAAAAAAAGAAACAGTTTGGAGGCATTTTCTGAAAGAAATGAAACTTTGTGTAAGCTGTCATCCAGTGATTGGACCATGCGATTTGCTTTCACTACAGATGGATGGGACTGTAAGGCCACTATGCACAGATTCCCCATGTAGAGGATAACATGGAAATTTGTAAAAAAAATAAAAAATTTAGGAGTTTCGTATGTTTCATACGTATAT
This region includes:
- a CDS encoding cysteine synthase family protein; translation: MKETVKLIGNTPLYHIEDTNIYVKLEKYNIGGSIKDRTVLGMLDAAMNKGEIRQDTVLVEATSGNTGVALAMLGAVYHIPVIIIMPETMSMERRQLVKAYGATLVLTPGEKGMQGAMDEMERLMKENTNYRSLSQFDNPDNPNAHYETTGKEILDQLQDVDIFVACIGTGGTFSGVAKRLKEYNPAILCMAGEPEKSAVLSGRQAGPHKIQGIGANFVPANFDRELADDILLISDREAVFETVRFAKETGILVGISSGANIALAKRLSLRYPGKKIVTVAPDGGEKYLSVLDFD